One Candidatus Eremiobacteraceae bacterium genomic region harbors:
- a CDS encoding peptide ABC transporter substrate-binding protein, with the protein MSIQRRALRCVAALVVVAALTACSQGGNTQAGTGAGGGNSWTKPGVLRWAANAEPDNMDPVVGNQQTEVDLSMFWAGYLFNWSDQNQLYPELATVEPTLANGGISKDGLTITYHLRKGVKWQDGAPFSADDVIYTWQQVNNPANFVSSTVGYDKTYITKIDKVDDYTIVVHLAHKWAPFVNNFFTMGPTPYPILPKHILSKYPNINKVPFNIIPIGTGPFKVVEYQKGSLIKMVANPNYWRGPPKLKEIDYEIIPDENTILTELEAHDIDFEYYAPASQAPQLNRLTGYQIYLTPFTQYGQIALNMQHPPLDDVRVRQALAYAIDSRTLIHNISHDVYVPADSDQPPFLWAYNRDVKKYPFDTNKADQLLESAGWTMSADGYRHKNGQTLEISLDGVIGRADSLVQEQVLQSEWKAIGVKVDVKNYPTPLFFATYGAGGILQGGKYDAGLLSWINGVDPDDSTLFMCDQFPPKGQNIYRFCNHELDAEEHIALSSYDPDVRKAAYYKIQEILAEQEPMILDWYVQRQDVANSDLKNYKPAHAVTTFWNTWEWEI; encoded by the coding sequence ATGTCGATCCAACGCCGTGCGCTCCGCTGCGTCGCAGCACTCGTCGTCGTCGCCGCTCTCACCGCGTGCTCGCAGGGCGGCAACACGCAAGCCGGCACCGGTGCCGGCGGCGGCAACTCGTGGACGAAACCGGGCGTGCTTCGTTGGGCCGCAAACGCCGAGCCGGACAACATGGACCCGGTCGTCGGCAATCAGCAGACGGAAGTCGATCTCTCGATGTTCTGGGCCGGCTATCTCTTCAATTGGTCCGACCAGAACCAGCTCTACCCCGAGCTTGCGACCGTCGAGCCGACGCTCGCGAACGGCGGCATCAGCAAAGACGGCCTGACCATCACGTATCACCTGCGCAAGGGCGTCAAGTGGCAGGACGGCGCACCGTTTTCCGCCGACGATGTCATCTACACGTGGCAGCAGGTGAACAATCCGGCGAACTTCGTCAGCAGCACCGTCGGCTACGACAAGACGTACATCACCAAGATCGACAAGGTCGACGACTACACGATCGTCGTCCACCTGGCGCACAAATGGGCACCCTTCGTCAACAACTTCTTCACGATGGGGCCGACGCCGTACCCGATCCTGCCCAAGCACATCCTGTCGAAATATCCGAACATCAACAAGGTGCCGTTCAACATCATCCCCATCGGCACGGGTCCGTTCAAAGTCGTCGAATACCAAAAAGGCAGCCTTATCAAGATGGTCGCCAATCCGAACTACTGGCGCGGCCCGCCGAAGCTCAAAGAGATCGACTACGAGATCATCCCCGATGAGAACACGATTCTCACCGAGCTCGAGGCCCACGACATCGACTTCGAGTACTACGCGCCCGCATCGCAAGCGCCCCAGCTCAACCGGCTGACGGGCTACCAGATCTACCTGACGCCGTTCACGCAGTACGGCCAGATCGCGCTCAACATGCAGCACCCGCCGCTCGACGACGTCCGCGTCCGTCAAGCGCTCGCCTATGCGATCGACAGCCGCACGCTCATCCACAACATCTCGCACGACGTCTACGTGCCCGCCGACAGCGACCAGCCGCCGTTCCTCTGGGCGTACAATCGCGACGTCAAGAAATACCCGTTCGATACGAACAAGGCCGATCAGCTGCTCGAATCGGCCGGCTGGACGATGAGCGCCGACGGCTATCGCCACAAGAACGGCCAGACGCTCGAGATCTCGCTCGACGGCGTCATCGGCCGCGCCGACTCGCTCGTGCAGGAACAAGTGCTCCAGAGCGAGTGGAAGGCGATCGGCGTCAAGGTCGACGTCAAGAACTACCCGACGCCGCTGTTCTTCGCGACGTACGGCGCGGGCGGCATCCTGCAGGGTGGCAAGTACGACGCCGGCCTGCTGTCGTGGATCAACGGCGTCGATCCGGACGACTCGACGCTCTTCATGTGCGACCAGTTTCCGCCGAAAGGTCAGAACATCTATCGCTTCTGCAACCACGAGCTCGACGCGGAAGAGCATATCGCGCTCTCGAGCTACGATCCGGACGTGCGCAAGGCCGCGTATTACAAGATCCAGGAGATCCTCGCCGAGCAAGAGCCGATGATCCTCGACTGGTACGTGCAGCGCCAGGACGTCGCGAACTCGGATCTCAAGAACTACAAACCGGCGCACGCCGTCACGACGTTTTGGAACACGTGGGAATGGGAGATCTAG
- a CDS encoding peptide ABC transporter substrate-binding protein — translation MGDLGAGRIALASLLAATVAFAGCSKVQSGTSPTNGALPGVVRIVGIGSNDSLIPELSASASSVDIGQFWGAWFFQVNEQGDLEPELATEVPTPHNGGVSRDGLTITYHLRKGVTWQDGAPFTARDAIFTWHLIMDPRNNVLTREGYDDIASMSAPDPHTLLVTLKRPYAPAIATFFGPSLQPMPVLPEHLLKSLPDINHAAFNNKPVGTGPFYVETFEPGTRIVLKPNPHYWRGAPKLSEVDFPIIIDPNTQTTQMRTGEADLFYNPGSSQVPELRRIPGVHINTETFNEYWYLIFNEKHAPLDDVRVRHAISMATDRDYLIRTVMQGYATRAQTDQPPFSWAFDPNVRQPAYDPAGAGRLLDQAGWKLDAAGYRAKNGTELALTLASGTTWEDARKFAPVFQSMMQRVGIRVQIKFYPTSVLEGSAGSGGVINNGRFDLAYTAWIAGVDPDDETLWACDQQPPVGWNQSFMCDPRVDAAEKVALTQYDRETRKAAYWRVQELLAQDAPVIFMYYVNRDDAVRDGFENYRPAPAVTEFWNTWQWQMR, via the coding sequence ATGGGAGATCTAGGCGCAGGTCGGATCGCGCTCGCCTCGCTGCTCGCCGCGACGGTAGCATTCGCCGGCTGCTCGAAAGTGCAGTCCGGTACGTCGCCGACCAACGGCGCGCTTCCCGGCGTCGTCAGGATCGTCGGCATCGGCAGCAACGACTCGCTCATACCCGAGCTGTCGGCGAGCGCGTCATCGGTCGACATCGGACAGTTCTGGGGTGCTTGGTTTTTTCAAGTGAACGAGCAGGGCGATCTCGAGCCGGAGCTGGCGACGGAGGTGCCGACGCCGCATAACGGCGGGGTGAGCCGCGACGGCCTCACGATCACGTATCACCTGCGCAAGGGCGTGACGTGGCAGGATGGCGCGCCGTTCACCGCGCGCGATGCCATCTTCACCTGGCACCTCATCATGGATCCGCGCAACAACGTGCTCACGCGCGAAGGTTACGACGATATAGCCTCGATGAGCGCGCCTGACCCGCACACGCTGCTCGTCACCTTGAAGAGGCCGTACGCTCCGGCGATCGCCACGTTCTTCGGACCGAGCCTGCAGCCGATGCCGGTGCTGCCTGAGCACCTGCTCAAGAGCTTGCCCGATATCAACCACGCGGCGTTCAACAACAAGCCGGTCGGCACCGGACCGTTCTACGTCGAAACGTTCGAACCGGGCACGCGCATCGTCCTCAAGCCGAACCCGCACTATTGGCGCGGCGCGCCGAAGCTGAGCGAGGTCGACTTCCCGATCATCATCGACCCGAACACTCAGACGACGCAGATGCGGACCGGCGAAGCGGATCTCTTCTACAACCCCGGCAGTTCGCAAGTCCCCGAGCTTCGGAGGATACCGGGCGTCCACATAAACACGGAGACCTTCAACGAGTACTGGTATCTCATCTTCAACGAGAAGCACGCGCCGCTCGACGACGTCCGCGTCCGTCACGCGATCTCGATGGCGACGGATCGCGACTACCTCATCCGCACCGTGATGCAAGGCTATGCGACGCGAGCGCAGACCGATCAACCGCCGTTCTCGTGGGCGTTCGATCCGAACGTCCGCCAGCCGGCCTACGACCCGGCCGGCGCGGGCCGGCTGCTCGATCAGGCGGGATGGAAGCTCGACGCCGCGGGCTACCGCGCGAAGAACGGTACCGAACTGGCGCTGACGCTTGCCTCGGGAACGACGTGGGAAGACGCGCGCAAGTTCGCGCCGGTCTTCCAATCGATGATGCAGCGCGTCGGCATCCGCGTCCAGATAAAATTCTATCCGACGAGCGTGCTCGAAGGCTCGGCCGGCTCGGGCGGCGTCATCAACAACGGCCGCTTCGACCTCGCGTACACGGCGTGGATCGCCGGCGTCGACCCCGACGATGAGACGCTGTGGGCGTGCGATCAGCAACCGCCGGTCGGCTGGAATCAGTCGTTCATGTGCGACCCGCGCGTGGACGCCGCAGAGAAGGTCGCCCTGACCCAATACGATCGCGAGACGCGCAAGGCCGCGTACTGGCGCGTGCAAGAGCTCCTCGCGCAAGACGCACCGGTCATCTTCATGTACTACGTCAATCGTGACGATGCGGTCCGCGACGGCTTCGAGAACTACCGTCCGGCACCGGCGGTCACCGAATTCTGGAACACATGGCAATGGCAGATGCGCTGA